The proteins below come from a single Torulaspora delbrueckii CBS 1146 chromosome 5, complete genome genomic window:
- the RRM3 gene encoding DNA helicase (similar to Saccharomyces cerevisiae RRM3 (YHR031C); ancestral locus Anc_5.275): protein MKGSEAQGKQPVLRQATLSSFFKSSRRLAAVRPVRHAAVQQPDVPPAIIDLEMNESSSKKSTLFCSQGSFDECDPDEEFKRLVSGPKLNTMKKATITRVPSLLRSNSSVSYSYEKETVSSTQLSFTNEDEILKERPAKRGSPQSFQGLRLTGPKRIKPLSRKSSSLAKEQEIIRLTKEQEAVMEMVLRKRLNIFYTGCAGTGKSVILKTLISKLGGLYGKEAIAVTGSTGLAAATIAGTTLHKWSGVGIGNGTAEQLVKKVEKQRNMLAIWRNTRVLIIDEVSMIDGHFLDKLEYIARRLRKNDKPFGGIQLVLTGDFFQLPPVQKRDSPKNDMAVFCFESQMWKTCIHRTILLTKVFRQQDNELIDMLNAIRFGEVTPQLTQTIRQLSRTITYSDGIAPTELYATRREVESSNARQLSSLPGEAYEYHSIDAAPKEYMALLDSSVMVEKLVTLKVDAQVMMLKNKPESELFNGSLGKVLFFITERLERVMKEHYSVTEDDVILDMRLVSRAIGKPLIMDSQEFLQDFYARPLARQEVLQTMINHAKKTSPKESVYPYVRWSLDNNNRFHHELMLPERFPVDLPGAKTGLERNQLPLMLCWALSIHKAQGQTIQRLKVDLRNIFEAGQVYVALSRAVSKDKLQVLNFNPKRIRANDKVKGFYKALEVLS, encoded by the coding sequence ATGAAGGGTTCTGAAGCGCAGGGGAAGCAGCCAGTACTTCGGCAAGCGACTTTGtcgtctttcttcaagagttcgAGAAGATTAGCAGCTGTAAGGCCGGTCCGACATGCTGCTGTGCAGCAGCCTGACGTACCGCCTGCTATTATTGATCTGGAAATGAATGAAAGttcatcgaagaaatcTACTTTGTTTTGTTCGCAGGGCTCGTTTGACGAGTGTGATCCAGATGAGGAGTTTAAGAGACTCGTCAGTGGTCCGAAGTTGAATACTATGAAAAAGGCTACAATTACTAGAGTTCCATCTTTGCTCAGATCCAATTCCTCCGTGAGTTATTCATATGAAAAGGAAACTGTAAGTTCTACTCAATTATCATTTACcaatgaagatgagattcTCAAGGAAAGACCAGCTAAGAGAGGTTCACCACAATCCTTTCAAGGTCTTAGACTGACTGGGCCAAAGCGAATCAAACCATTATCGCGGAAATCTTCGAGCTTAGCAAAGGAGCAGGAGATTATACGGTTGACGAAGGAGCAAGAAGCCGTGATGGAAATGGTACTCAGGAAGAGACTGAACATATTCTATACCGGTTGTGCTGGTACAGGGAAATCAGttattttgaagactttgatttcGAAACTTGGTGGACTTTACGGAAAGGAGGCTATCGCTGTTACAGGCTCCACAGGTTTAGCCGCCGCCACAATCGCTGGGACTACTTTGCATAAGTGGTCGGGAGTCGGTATAGGAAATGGAACTGCCGAGCAGCTTGTTAAGAAGGTGGAAAAGCAGCGTAATATGCTCGCgatttggagaaatacGAGAGTTCtcatcatcgatgaagttTCAATGATAGATGGCCATTTTTTGGATAAGTTAGAATACATTGCAAGACGATTGCGTAAGAATGATAAACCATTTGGCGGAATACAGCTAGTACTAACGGGAGATTTTTTCCAGTTACCTCCAGTACAAAAGAGAGATTCGCCTAAGAATGATATGGCAGTGTTTTGTTTCGAAAGCCAAATGTGGAAAACGTGCATTCATCGTACGATCCTTCTAACCAAAGTGTTTAGACAACAGGATAACGAGTTAATCGATATGCTAAACGCTATTAGATTTGGCGAAGTGACCCCACAATTGACCCAAACCATTCGACAACTCAGTAGAACGATCACTTATTCAGATGGGATTGCTCCCACGGAGCTATACGCGACAAGAAGGGAAGTAGAGAGTTCCAATGCACGTCAACTGAGCTCATTGCCCGGTGAAGCTTACGAATACCACAGCATAGATGCCGCGCCAAAAGAATATATGGCTCTACTAGATTCATCAGTGATGGTGGAGAAACTTGTAACGTTGAAGGTTGACGCTCAGGTAATGATGCTTAAGAACAAGCCCGAATCAGAGTTGTTCAACGGGTCTCTAGGCAAagttcttttcttcatcacaGAACGTCTCGAACGAGTCATGAAGGAGCACTACAGCGTGACAGAGGATGATGTGATCCTCGACATGAGGCTCGTCAGCAGAGCCATTGGCAAACCACTGATTATGGATTCCCAAGAGTTTCTACAAGATTTCTACGCAAGACCTCTCGCGAGACAAGAAGTGCTACAAACAATGATAAATCATGCCAAGAAAACCTCTCCAAAAGAATCAGTTTACCCATATGTCAGATGGAGTCTcgacaacaacaacaggTTCCATCACGAGCTAATGCTGCCCGAACGTTTCCCAGTTGATCTACCAGGTGCCAAGACTGGTCTTGAACGGAATCAGCTTCCATTGATGCTCTGCTGGGCTCTCTCGATTCACAAAGCTCAAGGTCAAACAATACAGAGGCTTAAGGTCGATCTAAGAAATATCTTCGAGGCTGGCCAGGTCTACGTGGCATTGTCTCGGGCAGTCTCAAAGGACAAGTTACAAGTTCTAAATTTCAACCCAAAGAGAATTCGGGCAAACGACAAAGTCAAAGGATTTTACAAGGCTCTTGAAGTCCTCTCATaa
- the YHI9 gene encoding Yhi9p (similar to Saccharomyces cerevisiae YHI9 (YHR029C); ancestral locus Anc_5.273) — protein sequence MSMNLPFLQVDVFTSIPFMGNPVAVVNCMNATDGIISDEQLQSIANWTNLSETTFLFKPSDEKCDYKVRIFTPASELPFAGHPTVGSARAYLKFTGKTKVKSLLQECELGIVNLSIADNGKISFRAPSVNIEEISHSAIDEYQQSLSIEHVATPKLLHVGPKWVVYLTSNADTCYNANPDFAGLAKVSKHYGHSGIILAGKKPGEGNEYEMRAFAPCEGVDEDPVCGSGSIALIGYLQDLYEVQETTEFKITQGGRVKRQGHISSRVVAEKDGELSFVSGGDSVIIIEGSITL from the coding sequence ATGAGTATGAACCTACCTTTCTTACAGGTCGATGTTTTCACTAGTATCCCTTTCATGGGGAATCCTGTTGCTGTGGTTAACTGCATGAATGCGACAGACGGTATAATCTCTGATGAACAGCTGCAGAGCATTGCCAATTGGACCAACCTCTCTGAGACGactttcctcttcaagcCAAGTGACGAGAAATGCGATTACAAGGTCAGAATATTCACACCTGCCAGTGAATTGCCATTCGCTGGGCATCCAACGGTCGGATCTGCCAGAGCCTACTTGAAATTCACTGGGAAAACGAAAGTAAAGTCCCTTTTGCAAGAATGCGAGTTAGGTATTGTTAATCTGAGTATTGCTGATAATGGCAAGATCTCATTCAGAGCCCCTAGTGTTaatattgaagagatctCGCATAGCGCTATTGATGAGTACCAGCAGAGCTTGTCAATTGAACATGTAGCAACCCCAAAACTTCTGCATGTGGGCCCTAAATGGGTTGTTTACTTAACTTCTAACGCGGATACTTGTTACAATGCTAACCCAGATTTTGCCGGATTGGCTAAAGTGAGCAAGCATTATGGTCACAGTGGTATCATCTTGGCTGGTAAGAAGCCTGGTGAGGGAAACGAGTACGAAATGAGAGCTTTTGCGCCATGTGAGGGTGTCGATGAGGATCCAGTCTGTGGGAGTGGGTCGATCGCACTTATTGGGTACTTGCAAGATCTTTACGAGGTCCAAGAGACGACCGAATTCAAGATAACTCAAGGTGGAAGAGTTAAGAGACAGGGTCATATTTCATCTAGGGTTGTAGCTGAGAAAGATGGCGAGTTAAGTTTCGTTTCTGGTGGTGATTCCGTGATCATCATTGAGGGTTCAATAACACTTTAA
- the SLT2 gene encoding mitogen-activated serine/threonine-protein kinase SLT2 (similar to Saccharomyces cerevisiae SLT2 (YHR030C) and YKL161C; ancestral locus Anc_5.274) has product MCDKIERHTFKVFNQDFTVDKRFQLIKEIGHGAYGVVCSARFTEAAEDTTVAIKKVTNVFSKTLLCKRSLRELKLLRHFRGHKNITCLYDMDIVFYPDGTFAGLYLYEELMECDMHQIIKSEQPLTDAHYQSFIYQILCGLKYIHSADVLHRDLKPGNLLVNADCQLKICDFGLARGYSENPVENNQFLTEYVATRWYRAPEIMLSYQGYTKAIDVWSTGCILAEFLGGKPIFKGKDYVNQLNRILQVLGTPPDETLKRIGSKNVQDYIHQLGFIPKVPFVDIFPQANPEALDLLERMLAFDPSRRITVNEAIKHPYLSIWHDPADEPVCSEKFEFSFESVNEMEELKQMVIQEVQDFRSFVRQPLLEEQERQQQEKLQQSPQDHQFLQQQQGAADQQASKESELASQMVSMQPNGGYAQLQDSFVGIDARDLPRHDSDSPPRPQENLLASPIALKSNSDGTIPSATQTGYAEFLDLEKELEFGLDRKFA; this is encoded by the coding sequence ATGTGCGACAAAATTGAGAGACACACTTTTAAAGTGTTCAACCAGGACTTTACCGTGGATAAAAGgttccaattgatcaaagagattggcCATGGTGCATACGGTGTGGTTTGCTCTGCGAGGTTCACGGAGGCAGCTGAGGATACTACAGTAGCGATCAAGAAAGTGACAAACGTgttttcaaaaactcttctttgTAAGAGATCGTTACGTGAATTAAAATTACTGAGACATTTTAGAGGTCATAAGAATATTACTTGTCTTTATGATATGGATATTGTTTTCTATCCCGATGGGACTTTTGCTGGATTGTATTTGTACGAAGAATTAATGGAATGTGACATGCACCAGATTATAAAATCAGAACAACCATTGACGGATGCGCATTACCAGAGTTTTATCTATCAGATTCTTTGTGGACTGAAATACATTCATTCAGCTGATGTTTTGCATCGTGATTTGAAACCGGGGAATCTGCTTGTGAATGCCGACTGCCAGCTAAAGATATGTGATTTTGGTTTGGCTAGAGGCTACTCGGAAAATCCAGTTGAAAATAATCAGTTTCTGACGGAATACGTGGCGACAAGATGGTACCGTGCTCCCGAAATCATGCTGAGTTATCAAGGTTATACAAAGGCTATCGACGTATGGTCTACGGGGTGTATTTTAGCCGAGTTTTTAGGTGGGAAACCTATCTTTAAGGGTAAGGACTACGTGAATCAGCTGAATAGAATTCTGCAGGTTTTGGGTACCCCTCCAgatgagactttgaaaagaatagGATCGAAGAACGTTCAGGACtatattcatcaattggGCTTCATACCAAAAGTACCTTTTGTAGATATTTTCCCACAGGCCAATCCCGAGGCTCTTGATCTATTGGAGCGTATGCTAGCATTCGATCCTTCAAGAAGGATAACCGTGAATGAGGCAATAAAGCACCCATATTTATCGATATGGCATGATCCCGCTGATGAGCCTGTGTGCAGTGAAAAGTTCGAGTTTAGCTTTGAGAGTGTGAACGAAATGGAGGAACTCAAACAGATGGTGATACAGgaagttcaagattttaGGAGTTTTGTGAGGCAGCCACTCTtagaagaacaagaacgGCAGCAGCAGGAAAAACTACAACAATCACCACAAGATCACCAATTcttgcaacaacaacaaggCGCAGCCGATCAACAAGCTTCGAAAGAGAGCGAACTTGCTAGTCAAATGGTCTCCATGCAGCCCAATGGAGGTTATGCACAATTGCAGGATTCGTTTGTGGGCATTGATGCACGCGATCTGCCCCGTCATGATTCTGATTCTCCCCCAAGGCCTCAAGAGAATTTGCTAGCCTCACCCATTGCATTGAAATCGAACTCAGACGGTACTATTCCTTCGGCAACGCAAACTGGCTACGCTGAATTTTTAGATTTGGAAAAGGAACTGGAGTTTGGGCTTGATCGAAAATTCGCTTAA